The sequence below is a genomic window from Deinococcota bacterium.
TCAAATCCTTGCCGGTCGCGCCGCTGCTCATCCTGCTCGTGTTCGTCGTCGCTTCGCTCGGGGCGGACCTCTTTGCGCCTCACGACCCGCGTCAGCAGAACATCCTCATCAACCTGGCGCCGCCGAGCTGGCTTGCCGGCGGCGAAGAGGATCATCTCCTGGGCACCGACAACCTGGGCCGCGATATCCTCTCGAACATCCTCTATGGCGGCCGCGTCTCCTTGGCGGTAGGCTTTTTCGCCTTGCTCATCAGCGCCGCCATCGGCATTCCGCTCGGCCTCGTCGCCGGGTACTTCGGCGGTCGTGGGGGCGGCCTCATCATGCGCTTAGCAGACGTGCAACTCGCGCTGCCCACCATTCTCGTCGCGCTGGTAGTCTTGGCGCTCTTAGGCGCCGGTCTCGACCGGGTGATTCTGGTGATCGGCGTGGTGGGCTGGGCCATCTACGCCCGCGTCACGCGCGCGGCTGTCATCCAGGTGCGCGAGCGGGACTTCGTCAGCGCCGCTCAGGCGCTCGGCACCAGCACCCCCCGCATCCTCACCAAGCACATTCTTCCCAACGCCTTGTCGCCCATCTTGGTTCAGCTCTCGGTGGACTTTCCGAGGGTGGTCCTTTTAGAGGCCACCCTGTCGTTTCTCGGCCTGGGGGTGAGCGTGGACACGCCCAGCCTCGGCCTGATGGTGGCCGCGGGCCAGAACCACCTCTTTAGCGGAGCCTGGTGGCTGAGCGCCTTTCCCGGCCTGGCCCTCACCTTTTTGGTGCTCTCGGTCAACCTCATCGGCGACTGGGTGCGTGACGTCTTCGACCCAAGGCTCGGGTAGGGATTCAGTGTGTCAGTGTGGCGGTGAACTTGCTGCGCAGCACGGCTGCCGTCATGAAAGGCCGCACCTTCAGCCTCACCCCGTCGTCGGGGTCTTGTACGCGCTCAGGTAGGCGTGGACGTGGACAGGCTTGACGAGCGTCTCCGGCAGAAGCAGGGGCGAGCCGAAGCGCAGGTCATCCAAGAGCGCCTAACCTGGTAGGATGAGGCTCGAGGAGCTAAGTCGAGGTTCACCGAGCGACCATTAAAGCGCGTGCAGGTGCTTCTTTGCTTCACCAATTTGCTTTACCGACACGACGATGCGTCTTCAGGGACAAGCATGATACCAATAATGACACCTACCACCCTCACCAGTCAGGTCCTCCTGAGTTCCTTTCCCGCACGGCAGCTGCCAGGTGACTCGGGGCCGTTCCTGGTCCTGACACCCAACCGCCGGGCTGCCCGCGCGCTTGGTATGACCTTCACCTCCCTCGATCATCACGCCCGCGGCCTCCTCCGCAAGCAGGGCCTGCTGGTGGCAAGTGAGCTGGCGCGACACCGCGCCCTCAAACGAGCGGTCGGTGAGGTGCTCGCCCCAACGGACCTCGAGGGAACCACGCGCACGGTGGCGGCAACCGTTCGGGAGGTGCTCCGCGCAGGACTGGATGCGAGCCTTGCCACGCAGGCTCTGTCACAAACACTGTCACTGAGGCTGTCACCGCGGGCCGCGGGGGTGTTGAAGGTGGCCGACGCACACCGTGAGCTCCTCCGCGCTCAAGGGCTGGTGGACCCAGCCGAGGTGATGTGGGTCGCCGCCGCAGGGGAACCCTGGCAGCAGAGGGTGCTGGTCGTGGGTTACCCCCGCCTCGGCCATGGCGACCTCGCCCTCCTCGCTGCGATAGCGGCAGCCGGCAGTCT
It includes:
- a CDS encoding ABC transporter permease, which gives rise to MTSRRLFKSLPVAPLLILLVFVVASLGADLFAPHDPRQQNILINLAPPSWLAGGEEDHLLGTDNLGRDILSNILYGGRVSLAVGFFALLISAAIGIPLGLVAGYFGGRGGGLIMRLADVQLALPTILVALVVLALLGAGLDRVILVIGVVGWAIYARVTRAAVIQVRERDFVSAAQALGTSTPRILTKHILPNALSPILVQLSVDFPRVVLLEATLSFLGLGVSVDTPSLGLMVAAGQNHLFSGAWWLSAFPGLALTFLVLSVNLIGDWVRDVFDPRLG